A region of Streptomyces sp. TG1A-60 DNA encodes the following proteins:
- a CDS encoding ABC transporter substrate-binding protein — translation MRGANSAKWLAGAIVVALAATACSSGGDSDSGNGDNESSKARYVSINVGEPQKGIIPADTNESNGGYILDALFAGLLTFDEKGGIEYLNAESISTEDSKTWTVKLKDGWEFHDGTPVTAESYVKAWNWSAHIDNAQQNAFWFADIAGYEDVHPAKEGAKAKADTMSGLKVVDDTTFTIELSEALPYYEYKLGYSTFAPLPEAFHADPKAFGEKPIGNGPYEFEKWDHDKLIQVKAYADYKGANKAKNAGVQYKAYSTIEAAYQDLLSGNLDIIDQVGPTDLAKYEQDLGDRAIAKPYAAIQTLVPAFYSKTFKDIDPKVIQGLSMAIDRDTITKTVLQGTRTPADGWVAPGAQGKQTLDTDIFTYDADKAKQLIKDGGGVPGNKVFIQYNTDGGHAEWVTAVCNSITKATGVKCEGDAKPDFATDLEARDNDQVKSMYRGGWLGDYPLNGNFLKELYHSDAESNNGRFSNKNVDEAMAKADAAEDLDSYVKAYQDVEKELINYMPAIPLWFYEMNGGYGEKVDNVDIDWHGQYKLYDVTTK, via the coding sequence ATGCGCGGTGCCAACAGCGCGAAGTGGCTTGCCGGTGCGATAGTCGTGGCTCTGGCGGCCACTGCCTGCAGCTCCGGCGGCGACAGCGACAGCGGCAACGGGGACAATGAGTCCAGCAAGGCCCGTTATGTGTCCATCAACGTGGGAGAGCCCCAGAAGGGCATCATCCCCGCCGACACCAACGAGTCCAACGGCGGTTACATCCTCGATGCGCTGTTCGCCGGCCTGCTGACGTTCGATGAGAAGGGCGGCATCGAGTACCTCAACGCCGAGTCCATCTCCACCGAGGACTCCAAGACGTGGACCGTCAAGCTGAAGGACGGCTGGGAGTTCCACGACGGCACCCCGGTCACCGCCGAGTCGTACGTGAAGGCGTGGAACTGGTCGGCCCACATCGACAACGCGCAGCAGAACGCCTTCTGGTTCGCCGACATCGCCGGCTACGAGGACGTCCACCCGGCCAAGGAGGGGGCCAAGGCGAAGGCGGACACGATGTCCGGCCTGAAGGTCGTGGACGACACGACGTTCACCATCGAACTCTCCGAGGCCCTGCCGTACTACGAGTACAAGCTCGGCTACTCCACCTTCGCGCCGCTGCCGGAGGCGTTCCACGCCGACCCGAAGGCGTTCGGTGAGAAGCCGATCGGCAACGGTCCCTACGAGTTCGAGAAGTGGGACCACGACAAGCTCATCCAGGTCAAGGCGTACGCCGACTACAAGGGCGCCAACAAGGCCAAGAACGCCGGTGTCCAGTACAAGGCGTACTCGACAATCGAGGCCGCCTACCAGGATCTGCTGTCCGGCAACCTCGACATCATCGACCAGGTCGGCCCCACCGACCTCGCCAAGTACGAGCAGGACCTGGGCGACCGGGCCATCGCCAAGCCGTACGCCGCCATCCAGACGCTGGTCCCGGCGTTCTACTCCAAGACCTTCAAGGACATCGACCCGAAGGTCATCCAGGGCCTGTCGATGGCGATCGACCGCGACACGATCACCAAGACCGTGCTGCAGGGCACGCGCACCCCTGCCGACGGCTGGGTGGCCCCGGGTGCGCAGGGCAAGCAGACGCTGGACACGGACATCTTCACGTACGACGCCGACAAGGCGAAGCAGCTCATCAAGGACGGCGGCGGCGTCCCGGGCAACAAGGTCTTCATCCAGTACAACACCGACGGCGGTCACGCCGAGTGGGTCACCGCGGTCTGCAACTCCATCACCAAGGCCACCGGTGTGAAGTGCGAGGGCGACGCCAAGCCGGACTTCGCCACCGACCTTGAGGCCCGTGACAACGACCAGGTCAAGTCGATGTACCGCGGTGGCTGGCTGGGCGACTACCCGCTCAACGGCAACTTCCTGAAGGAGCTGTACCACTCGGACGCCGAGTCCAACAACGGGCGCTTCTCCAACAAGAACGTCGACGAGGCGATGGCGAAGGCCGACGCGGCCGAGGACCTCGACTCCTACGTCAAGGCATACCAGGACGTCGAGAAGGAACTGATCAACTACATGCCGGCCATCCCGCTGTGGTTCTACGAGATGAACGGCGGTTACGGTGAGAAGGTCGACAACGTCGACATCGACTGGCACGGCCAGTACAAGCTGTACGACGTGACGACCAAGTGA
- the typA gene encoding translational GTPase TypA has product MATRHDIRNVAIVAHVDHGKTTLVDAMLKQAGAFAAHAAESLDDRMMDSNDLEREKGITILAKNTAVKYHPKDGGDVITINIIDTPGHADFGGEVERGLSMVDAVVLLVDASEGPLPQTRFVLRKALKARLPVILCINKTDRPDSRIDEVVNEAYDLFLDLDADEDQIEFPIVYACARDGVASLTKPEDGTVPADSDSLEPFFSTILSHVPAPEYDVEAPLQAHVTNLDADNFLGRIALLRVEQGELRKGQTVTWIKRDGTMSNVRITELMMTEALTRKPAEVAGPGDICAVAGIPDIMIGETLADTENPIALPLITVDEPAISMTIGTNTSPLVGRGGTGKGAENKAAVKDRKVTARQVKDRLDRELVGNVSLRVLDTERPDAWEVQGRGELALAILVEQMRREGFELTIGKPQVVTKDVDGKVYEPVERMTIDVPEEHMGAVTQLMGVRKGRMDNMSNHGSGWVRMEFVVPSRGLIGFRTEFLTGTRGTGIAHSIHEGHEPWFGTLTTRNNGSLVADRSGAVTAFAMTNLQERGVLFTDPGTEVYEGMIVGENSRSDDMDVNITKEKKLTNMRSSSADSFEAIVPPRKLSLEQSLEFCRDDECVEVTPEAVRIRKVNLDARERARAASRAKHG; this is encoded by the coding sequence ATGGCCACGCGCCACGACATCCGCAATGTCGCCATCGTCGCCCACGTAGACCACGGCAAGACCACCCTGGTCGACGCCATGCTCAAGCAGGCCGGCGCCTTCGCCGCGCACGCCGCCGAGTCGCTCGACGACCGCATGATGGACTCGAACGACCTGGAGCGTGAGAAGGGCATCACGATCCTCGCCAAGAACACGGCGGTGAAGTACCACCCGAAGGATGGCGGCGACGTCATCACCATCAACATCATCGACACCCCCGGCCACGCCGACTTCGGCGGCGAGGTCGAGCGCGGTCTGTCGATGGTGGACGCGGTCGTGCTGCTCGTCGACGCCTCCGAGGGCCCGCTGCCGCAGACCCGCTTCGTGCTGCGCAAGGCTCTGAAGGCCCGGCTGCCCGTCATCCTGTGCATCAACAAGACGGACCGGCCCGACTCGCGCATCGACGAGGTCGTGAACGAGGCGTACGACCTCTTCCTCGACCTCGACGCCGACGAGGACCAGATCGAGTTCCCCATCGTCTACGCGTGTGCGCGTGACGGTGTCGCCTCGCTGACCAAGCCGGAGGACGGCACGGTCCCGGCCGACAGCGACAGCCTGGAGCCGTTCTTCTCCACGATCCTGTCGCACGTCCCGGCGCCGGAGTACGACGTGGAGGCGCCGCTGCAGGCGCACGTCACCAACCTGGACGCCGACAACTTCCTGGGCCGTATCGCGCTGCTCCGCGTCGAGCAGGGCGAGCTGCGCAAGGGCCAGACGGTCACGTGGATCAAGCGCGACGGCACGATGTCCAACGTCCGCATCACCGAGCTGATGATGACCGAGGCGCTCACCCGCAAGCCCGCCGAGGTGGCCGGCCCCGGTGACATCTGCGCCGTCGCCGGTATCCCGGACATCATGATCGGCGAGACCCTCGCCGACACCGAGAACCCGATCGCGCTGCCGCTGATCACGGTCGACGAGCCGGCGATCTCGATGACCATCGGTACGAACACCTCGCCGCTGGTCGGCCGCGGTGGCACCGGCAAGGGCGCGGAGAACAAGGCCGCGGTCAAGGACCGCAAGGTCACCGCACGCCAGGTCAAGGACCGCCTGGACCGTGAGCTGGTCGGTAACGTCAGCCTTCGCGTCCTCGACACCGAGCGTCCCGACGCCTGGGAGGTCCAGGGGCGTGGTGAGCTGGCGCTGGCCATCCTGGTCGAGCAGATGCGCCGCGAGGGCTTCGAGCTGACCATCGGCAAGCCGCAGGTCGTCACCAAGGACGTCGACGGCAAGGTCTACGAGCCGGTCGAGCGCATGACGATCGACGTTCCCGAGGAGCACATGGGCGCGGTCACGCAGCTCATGGGCGTCCGCAAGGGCCGCATGGACAACATGTCGAACCATGGCTCCGGCTGGGTCCGCATGGAGTTCGTCGTCCCCTCCCGCGGCCTCATCGGCTTCCGTACGGAGTTCCTGACCGGCACCCGTGGCACGGGCATCGCCCACTCCATCCACGAGGGTCACGAGCCGTGGTTCGGCACGCTGACGACCCGTAACAACGGCTCGCTCGTCGCCGACCGCTCCGGCGCCGTCACCGCGTTCGCGATGACGAACCTCCAGGAGCGCGGCGTGCTGTTCACCGACCCCGGCACCGAGGTGTACGAGGGCATGATCGTCGGTGAGAACTCGCGTTCCGACGACATGGACGTGAACATCACCAAGGAGAAGAAGCTCACGAACATGCGGTCTTCCTCGGCCGACTCGTTCGAGGCGATCGTGCCGCCGCGCAAGCTCTCCCTGGAGCAGTCCCTCGAGTTCTGCCGCGACGACGAGTGCGTCGAGGTGACCCCCGAGGCCGTACGCATCCGCAAGGTCAACCTGGACGCGCGTGAGCGGGCGCGCGCCGCCAGCCGCGCCAAGCACGGCTGA
- a CDS encoding ABC transporter family substrate-binding protein, with amino-acid sequence MPHDRVRPRARRRSVAFLAAGVLTLPVLSGCSEQDPAGKPLAGQDIASAPRNLVADGGTLRWAVDAVPETLNTFQADAGPATARIAGAVLPSMYRLDADGRPRLNSDYVESAKIVEREPRQVVLYKLHQEAVWSDGREIGSADFAAQWRALSGKDSAYWTARNAGYERIEKIERGDDDLEVRVTFARPYADWKSLFSPLYPKQVMGTPDAFNDGARKKLKVTAGPFALKDVDREDGEVTLTRNPRWWGRPAKLSELVLRAVSREKRVKALAEDKVDIAEIDSAQAERIMSASSRDKRGEPGRQGAGPPARDGSRGQAGPLAHDSGSGLTTARSLRSWAIAHGSDEKAADGETSARQKRREAIAAYTTQQSALRGFAVRRSLEPAFTQLALNGSEGPLADERVRRAVARAIDREELAALVLKPLGLPAVPVGSHLALAGQAAYADNSGALGGQDTEKARALLADAGWERGPLKQAEKAAGAEGEKSGKKGDSGSGSGSGSESEDDGTYIVGEDNKPYDADEKDEKEGEDGGQLAQDGRRFRPGDAPGAYAPTGTRAPADAAREPLTKNGKSLTLRFVLPSGPGTESLRTVGRRIAVMLERVGIRTEISEVADASYFKDHIANGQFDLALYSWPTSAYPATDARPIYAKPVPAADGSLSVEQNYTRVGTDQVDQLFDQAVATLDESESRSLIRKADAHIWAAAGSIPLYQRPQLVAARTDLANAGAFGFRTPLYEDMGFLKKSTRASSGPSSRN; translated from the coding sequence ATGCCCCACGACCGCGTTCGACCGCGTGCCCGGCGCCGCTCCGTGGCGTTTCTGGCGGCAGGCGTGCTGACGTTGCCCGTGCTGAGCGGGTGCAGCGAACAGGACCCGGCCGGCAAGCCGCTCGCCGGCCAGGACATCGCGTCGGCCCCGCGGAACCTCGTTGCCGACGGCGGCACCCTGCGCTGGGCCGTGGACGCCGTACCGGAGACGCTGAACACCTTCCAGGCCGACGCCGGCCCGGCGACGGCACGGATCGCCGGCGCCGTACTGCCGTCGATGTACCGCCTCGACGCCGACGGACGCCCGCGGCTCAACTCCGACTACGTGGAGTCCGCGAAGATCGTCGAACGCGAGCCCCGGCAGGTCGTGCTCTACAAGCTCCACCAGGAGGCGGTGTGGAGCGACGGCCGGGAGATCGGCTCCGCCGACTTCGCCGCGCAGTGGCGGGCCCTGTCCGGCAAGGACTCCGCGTACTGGACGGCCAGGAACGCCGGCTACGAACGCATCGAGAAGATCGAGCGGGGCGACGACGACCTGGAGGTCCGGGTCACCTTCGCCCGCCCGTACGCCGACTGGAAGTCGCTGTTCTCGCCGCTGTACCCCAAGCAGGTGATGGGCACCCCGGACGCCTTCAACGACGGCGCCCGCAAGAAGCTCAAGGTCACCGCCGGGCCCTTCGCGCTGAAGGACGTCGACCGCGAGGACGGCGAGGTCACCCTCACCCGCAACCCCCGCTGGTGGGGCCGCCCCGCCAAGCTCTCCGAGCTGGTCCTGCGCGCCGTATCGCGTGAGAAGCGGGTCAAGGCGCTGGCCGAGGACAAGGTCGACATCGCCGAGATCGACTCCGCGCAGGCCGAGCGGATCATGTCGGCCTCCTCGCGCGACAAGCGGGGTGAACCGGGCAGACAGGGCGCGGGTCCGCCGGCCCGGGACGGCTCGCGCGGGCAGGCCGGCCCCCTCGCCCACGATTCCGGCTCCGGCCTGACCACCGCGCGGTCGTTGCGGTCCTGGGCGATCGCGCACGGTTCGGACGAGAAGGCCGCGGACGGTGAGACCAGCGCCCGGCAGAAACGGCGCGAGGCGATCGCCGCGTACACGACTCAGCAGTCCGCCCTGCGTGGCTTCGCGGTCCGCCGCTCCCTCGAACCCGCCTTCACCCAGCTCGCCCTCAACGGCTCCGAGGGCCCCCTCGCCGACGAACGTGTCCGCCGGGCCGTGGCCCGCGCCATCGACCGCGAGGAACTCGCCGCCCTCGTCCTGAAGCCCCTGGGCCTGCCCGCCGTCCCCGTCGGCAGCCATCTCGCCCTGGCCGGCCAGGCCGCCTACGCCGACAACAGCGGCGCCCTCGGCGGCCAGGACACCGAAAAGGCACGCGCCCTGCTCGCCGACGCCGGATGGGAACGCGGCCCGCTGAAGCAGGCCGAGAAGGCGGCCGGCGCGGAGGGGGAGAAGAGCGGGAAGAAGGGCGACTCCGGCTCGGGCTCGGGCTCCGGCTCCGAATCCGAGGACGACGGCACCTACATCGTCGGCGAGGACAACAAGCCGTACGACGCCGACGAGAAGGACGAGAAGGAGGGCGAGGACGGCGGGCAGCTCGCTCAGGACGGCAGACGGTTCAGGCCGGGCGACGCGCCCGGCGCGTACGCGCCCACGGGGACGCGGGCGCCGGCCGACGCCGCGCGCGAACCGCTCACCAAGAACGGCAAGTCGCTGACGCTGCGGTTCGTGCTGCCGTCGGGGCCCGGTACGGAGTCCCTGCGGACCGTCGGCCGGCGGATCGCGGTGATGCTGGAGCGCGTCGGGATCCGTACGGAGATCTCCGAGGTCGCCGACGCGAGCTACTTCAAGGACCACATCGCGAACGGGCAGTTCGACCTCGCGCTGTACTCCTGGCCGACCTCCGCCTACCCCGCCACCGACGCCCGGCCGATCTACGCCAAGCCGGTCCCCGCGGCCGACGGCTCACTGAGCGTCGAGCAGAACTACACGCGTGTCGGCACGGACCAGGTCGACCAGCTCTTCGACCAGGCCGTGGCCACCCTCGACGAGTCCGAGAGCCGCTCCCTGATCCGCAAGGCGGACGCCCACATCTGGGCCGCCGCCGGGTCCATCCCCCTCTACCAGCGACCCCAGCTCGTCGCCGCCCGCACCGACCTGGCCAACGCGGGCGCCTTCGGCTTCCGGACCCCGCTCTACGAGGACATGGGCTTCCTGAAGAAGAGTACGAGGGCGTCGTCGGGCCCCTCATCACGGAACTGA
- a CDS encoding fumarate reductase/succinate dehydrogenase flavoprotein subunit, translating into MSVVERQEWDVVVIGAGGAGLRAAIEARERGARTAVICKSLFGKAHTVMAEGGIAAAMGNVNSGDNWQVHFRDTMRGGKFLNQWRMAELHAREAPDRVWELETWGALFDRTKDGRISQRNFGGHEYPRLAHVGDRTGLELIRTLQQKIVALQQEDHKKTGSYESRLKVFQECTVTRVLKDGERVSGVFGYERESGRFLVLEAPAVVIATGGIGKSFKVTSNSWEYTGDGHALALLAGAPLLNMEFVQFHPTGMVWPPSVKGILVTESVRGDGGVLRNSEGNRFMFDYVPDVFKEKYAESEEEGDRWYGDPDHNRRPPELLPRDEVARAINAEVKAGRGSPHGGVFLDVSTRMPAETIRRRLPSMYHQFKELADVDITAEAMEVGPTCHYVMGGIAVESDTAAARGVPGLFAAGEVAGGMHGSNRLGGNSLSDLLVFGRRAGLHAARYTAGLAGARPPVDEIEVDTAAAEALRPFSAEGPAPNQPEKEAGRPPENPYTLHQELQQAMNDLVGIIRREGEMEQALEKLAELRVRARRAGVEGHRQFNPGWHLALDLRNMLLVSECVARAALERTESRGGHTREDHPTMDHGWRRINLLCRLADPTGRPEAMDVAADQIALTRETTEPVRPDLLALFEKEELVKYLAEEELYE; encoded by the coding sequence ATGTCCGTGGTCGAACGACAGGAGTGGGACGTCGTCGTGATCGGCGCCGGCGGCGCCGGACTGCGCGCCGCGATCGAGGCCCGTGAGCGCGGCGCCCGTACGGCCGTGATCTGCAAGTCCCTGTTCGGCAAGGCCCACACGGTGATGGCCGAGGGCGGCATCGCCGCCGCCATGGGCAACGTCAACTCCGGTGACAACTGGCAGGTCCACTTCCGCGACACGATGCGCGGCGGCAAGTTCCTCAACCAGTGGCGGATGGCGGAGCTGCACGCGCGGGAGGCTCCCGACCGGGTGTGGGAGCTGGAGACCTGGGGTGCCCTCTTCGACCGTACGAAGGACGGCCGGATCTCGCAGCGCAACTTCGGCGGCCACGAGTACCCGCGGCTGGCGCATGTCGGCGACCGTACGGGTCTGGAGCTGATCCGCACCCTCCAGCAGAAGATCGTCGCGCTCCAGCAGGAGGACCACAAGAAGACCGGCAGCTACGAGTCCCGGCTGAAGGTCTTCCAGGAGTGCACGGTCACCCGGGTCCTGAAGGACGGCGAGCGGGTCTCGGGAGTCTTCGGCTACGAGCGTGAGTCCGGGCGTTTCCTCGTCCTCGAAGCGCCCGCCGTCGTCATCGCCACCGGGGGCATCGGCAAGTCCTTCAAGGTGACGTCGAACTCGTGGGAGTACACGGGCGACGGGCACGCCCTCGCGCTGCTGGCCGGGGCGCCGCTGCTGAACATGGAGTTCGTGCAGTTCCATCCGACGGGCATGGTCTGGCCGCCGTCGGTGAAGGGCATCCTCGTCACGGAGTCGGTGCGCGGCGACGGCGGGGTGCTCCGCAACTCCGAGGGCAACCGGTTCATGTTCGACTACGTCCCGGACGTCTTCAAGGAGAAGTACGCGGAGTCCGAGGAGGAGGGCGACCGCTGGTACGGGGATCCGGACCACAACCGGCGTCCGCCCGAGCTGCTTCCCCGTGACGAGGTGGCGCGGGCCATCAACGCCGAGGTGAAGGCCGGCCGCGGCTCCCCGCACGGCGGTGTCTTCCTGGACGTGTCCACGCGGATGCCGGCGGAGACCATCCGCCGGCGGCTGCCGTCCATGTACCACCAGTTCAAGGAGCTGGCGGACGTCGACATCACAGCCGAGGCGATGGAGGTCGGGCCCACCTGTCACTACGTGATGGGCGGTATCGCGGTCGAGTCGGACACGGCGGCGGCGCGCGGGGTGCCGGGCCTGTTCGCGGCCGGTGAGGTGGCCGGCGGTATGCACGGCTCCAACCGGCTGGGCGGCAACTCCCTCTCCGACCTGCTGGTGTTCGGCCGCCGGGCGGGGCTGCACGCGGCCCGGTACACGGCGGGGCTCGCCGGGGCACGGCCGCCGGTGGACGAGATCGAGGTCGACACGGCCGCCGCCGAGGCGCTGCGGCCGTTCTCCGCCGAGGGACCGGCGCCCAACCAGCCGGAGAAGGAGGCGGGACGGCCGCCGGAGAACCCGTACACCCTCCACCAGGAACTCCAGCAGGCGATGAACGACCTGGTCGGCATCATCCGGCGCGAGGGGGAGATGGAGCAGGCGCTGGAGAAGCTCGCCGAACTGCGGGTGCGGGCGCGCCGGGCGGGTGTGGAGGGTCACCGGCAGTTCAACCCCGGCTGGCATCTCGCCCTGGACCTGCGGAACATGCTGCTGGTCAGCGAGTGCGTGGCACGGGCCGCGCTGGAGCGCACCGAGTCGCGCGGCGGCCACACCCGCGAGGACCATCCGACGATGGACCACGGCTGGCGCCGTATCAACCTGCTGTGCCGGCTGGCCGATCCGACGGGCCGGCCGGAGGCCATGGATGTCGCCGCCGACCAGATCGCCCTCACCCGTGAGACCACCGAACCCGTCCGCCCCGACCTGCTCGCCCTCTTCGAGAAGGAGGAGCTGGTCAAGTACCTCGCCGAAGAGGAGCTGTACGAGTGA
- a CDS encoding succinate dehydrogenase/fumarate reductase iron-sulfur subunit has protein sequence MSGYEARFKVWRGDVQGGGLEDFEVEVNEGEVVLDIIHRLQATQAPDLAVRWNCKAGKCGSCSAEINGRPRLMCMTRMSVFERDETITVTPLRAFPVVRDLVTDVDFNYAKAREVPAFVPPEKLGPGEYRMMQEDVDRPQEFRKCIECFLCQDTCHVVRDHEENKRAFAGPRFLMRVAELDMHPLDAAEDTGLDRKRTAQDEHGLGYCNITKCCTEVCPEGIKITDNALIPLKERAVDRKYDPLVWLGSKIRRRSSAG, from the coding sequence ATGAGCGGCTACGAGGCCCGTTTCAAGGTGTGGCGGGGCGATGTGCAGGGGGGCGGCCTGGAGGACTTCGAGGTCGAGGTGAACGAGGGTGAGGTGGTCCTCGACATCATCCACCGCCTCCAGGCGACCCAGGCGCCCGACCTCGCCGTCCGCTGGAACTGCAAGGCGGGCAAGTGCGGTTCGTGCTCGGCGGAGATCAATGGTCGTCCCCGGCTGATGTGCATGACGCGGATGTCGGTGTTCGAGCGGGACGAGACGATCACCGTCACCCCGCTGCGCGCCTTCCCGGTGGTCCGTGACCTGGTCACGGACGTCGACTTCAACTACGCCAAGGCGCGCGAGGTGCCCGCCTTCGTGCCGCCGGAGAAGCTCGGTCCCGGCGAGTACCGGATGATGCAGGAGGACGTGGACCGTCCGCAGGAGTTCCGCAAGTGCATCGAGTGCTTCCTGTGCCAGGACACCTGCCATGTCGTCCGCGACCACGAGGAGAACAAGCGGGCCTTCGCCGGCCCCCGCTTCCTCATGCGCGTCGCCGAGCTGGACATGCACCCCCTCGACGCGGCCGAGGACACCGGCCTCGACCGCAAACGCACCGCCCAGGACGAACACGGCCTCGGCTACTGCAACATCACCAAGTGCTGCACCGAGGTCTGCCCCGAAGGCATCAAGATCACGGACAACGCGCTGATCCCTCTGAAGGAGCGCGCCGTCGACCGCAAGTACGACCCGCTGGTGTGGCTGGGCTCGAAGATCAGGAGACGTTCCTCAGCGGGGTGA